In the Harmonia axyridis chromosome 3, icHarAxyr1.1, whole genome shotgun sequence genome, one interval contains:
- the LOC123675875 gene encoding proton-coupled folate transporter-like translates to MTKTRTSPPTKNEEDKEKDQKCSIFSKVRSALSNITVEPMLLLFIGPSVMGSLATENLNLEKACRVNIGYDQEICDAMVVRNTSGYTAEQEIEVQKLVSTMLAIRTAIQGIVPFLLMIFLGSWSDRHGKRKPFILIPIVGEVVSTLGFILCTYFFLELSVEYAIFFESVPPSVTGGWFCFFVGVYSYVGGKSSLETKTMKVGAAAMMTHVAVTFGIALSGVTFRILGFYGVYIISIVLFSISITYGYIIIKDDIPGDAKTEEGGDKKPFLVDLFDLQHIKNTFSICFKEGPNNRKKKICAIMVLVLVIVGPQRGELSVMYMFTRRKFAWDELSYSAFNTFHCITQMAGAAICLTVFVKWLKVDDSTLGMIAMTSKVVGSVAYGLAPDSLYFYLSAFTEVFNGSSHIALRSIMSKLVSVQELGQTNSLFGMCEALTPLICGPLYSFVYNRTIAFFPGAFFLVSGLFHVVAFFIFMWIYLMHRIEVRKAKNDVERKYSNVITPPFIENDEILAEKIKNSTASPKSSKEEIAVDKNSKMNVGDIKVIDESTNKTEETAVKDIHNYDNKGFVSENNEK, encoded by the exons atgacgAAAACAAGGACATCTCCACCAACCAAAAACGAGGAAGACAAAGAGAAGGATCAAAAATGTTCCATCTTTTCCAAGGTCCGATCTGCACTCTCCAACATAACTGTGGAGCCAATGCTTCTGCTCTTCATTGGACCATCAGTGATGGGAAGCTTAGCTACTGAGAACCTCAACTTGGAAAAAGCTTGTCGAGTGAACATAGGATACGACCAAGAAATCTGTGACGCTATGGTGGTGAGAAACACCTCAGGATACACTGCTGAGCAAGAAATAGAGGTGCAAAAGCTGGTATCTACTATGCTCGCCATCAGAACTGCCATACAAGGCATTGTTCCCTTCCTTCTAATGATCTTTTTAGGTTCTTGGAGTGACAGACATGGTAAAAGAAAGCCATTTATACTCATACCAATAGTTGGAGAGGTTGTCAGTACTCTAGGTTTCATCCTTTGCACCTACTTTTTTCTAGAGCTGTCTGTAGAGTATGCAATCTTTTTCGAATCAGTACCTCCTTCAGTAACTGGAGGTTGGTTTTGCTTTTTCGTTGGCGTATACAGCTATGTGGGTGGTAAAAGCAGTTTGGAAACGAAGACCATGAAGGTCGGAGCAGCAGCAATGATGACTCACGTGGCTGTGACTTTTGGAATAGCCCTCAGTGGAGTAACTTTCAGGATTCTTGGTTTTTACGGTGTTTACATCATATCCATAGTGTTGTTTAGTATATCCATAACTTATGGGTATATAATTATCAAGGATGATATACCTGGTGATGCGAAAACTGAAGAGGGGGGTGATAAGAAACCATTTTTGGTGGATTTGTTTGATCTTCAACACATAAAGAACACCTTCTCGATTTGCTTCAAGGAGGGACCGAATAATAGGAAGAAGAAGATTTGTGCGATTATGGTCTTGGTGTTGGTGATCGTTGGCCCACAAAGGG GTGAACTGAGTGTTATGTACATGTTCACTAGAAGGAAGTTTGCTTGGGACGAACTTTCATACAGCGCATTCAATACATTTCACTGCATAACACAAATGGCCG GAGCAGCAATATGCCTGACTGTTTTCGTGAAATGGCTCAAAGTGGACGATTCTACCCTTGGAATGATTGCCATGACAAGCAAAGTGGTTGGATCTGTTGCTTATGGTCTAGCTCCTGATTCTTTGTATTTTTATCTAT CCGCTTTTACAGAAGTTTTCAATGGCAGTTCTCACATAGCTCTGAGGTCGATCATGTCGAAGTTGGTTTCTGTTCAGGAACTTGGCCAGACTAATTCGCTGTTTGGTATGTGTGAGGCCTTGACGCCATTGATCTGCGGACCTTTATACAGCTTCGTCTACAACCGGACCATAGCTTTTTTCCCAGGGGCGTTCTTCTTAGTCAGTGGCCTCTTCCACGTAGTggcttttttcatatttat GTGGATTTATCTCATGCATAGAATTGAAGTGAGGAAAGCCAAGAATGATGTTGAGAGAAAATATTCCAACGTTATCACACCGCCATTTATTGAAAACGATGAAATACtagctgaaaaaattaaaaattcgactGCTTCTCCTAAGAGTTCAAAGGAGGAAATAGCAGTCGATAAAAATTCAAAGATGAACGTTGGAGATATTAAAGTCATTGATGAAAGTACAAACAAAACCGAAGAAACTGCAGTAAAGGATATTCACAACTACGATAACAAAGGATTCGTTTCGGAGAAcaacgaaaaataa
- the LOC123675877 gene encoding NADH dehydrogenase [ubiquinone] 1 alpha subcomplex subunit 13, protein MATVAGKQDMPPAGGYKAIPYKRIPAKQYFSGTAIIAAYLGFTAGGFYLYYLNRVAVFKEELERRSGRLAIHPLLLAERDREYLKQIRRNRDAEKELMKNVEGWKVGTYYGEPIYETKPEAFIEPTFNDYYVHSNIWDQLKRRYFVFLS, encoded by the exons atggcTACTGTAGCTGGTAAACAGGATATGCCACCAGCTGGTGGCTATAAAGCAATTCCATACAAAAGAATTCCCGCTAAGCAGTATTTCTCAG GTACTGCCATAATTGCTGCTTACCTTGGATTCACAGCAGGAGGGTTCTACTTGTATTATCTTAATCGAGTGGCAGTATTTAAGGAAGAACTTGAACGTAGGTCTGGAAGATTAGCAATACATCCACTTTTACTGGCTGAAAGGGACCGTGAATATCTCAAGCAAATTCGTCGTAATAGAGATGCAGAAAaggaattaatgaaaaatgtgGAAGGATGGAAAGTAGGAACTTATTATGGAGAACCTATTTATGAAACGAAACCTGAAGCTTTTATTGAACCAACCTTTAATGATTATTACGTACATTCGAATATTTGGGATCAACTCAAGAGAAGATACTTCGTTTTTCTCTCTTAA
- the LOC123675876 gene encoding protein SMG5: MKKRFSSADINQKHGNELSKKLYRTITDQTKRLDDARSCARSICDLFTPNLLIQRRKLCEYCERLIFSDPALYGRKGEELLWRKVFYDTVSASKKLKKNVYTQEEISNLENHIYAGIGFYHQFISKLQTNYNLSLPNIIDFPICENDTIQNGELKEYHQDWAELAVHQCLIYLGDLNRYKLEIAPNTGTSSPIRFYMQAISYKPDYGMPHNQMGTLALSQENHLDAVYHYMRCIACKYSFDGTSNNLIALFEKNSHYLEQLPQQNDIADCIVLLPKSEHVKRFIARFLLLIDIWYFNKNIPKVFNLCHLTFKDLDDCLLYSKPSSESGETPTDVDSSESEYVNSPSYLNSHVLFKVTVICLLCISKLQSSSPQQVSTVTAFTLAVYSQLIQKITNHIQVSVLNYPLAEVDVCKKNKKKHSGKKLRRRRKLKKDPSEESDSSDDDISICSSDGSFISDNEDILAESSEDEIEVTVQPSSDVPDEHKEPPVETDKALIDSKQKEEVSKKVRKMDVNDMIEIISEEDSLQSIKILNDWLMIDSTILKSCCTNTRSLIRQITFLLNLVNIDITEKHCSTIGVDFNKVNEEVPLLEDVILKGWDFFSDSQRKLDWRRLSKKALTVKEEAIVRIIKLKAFGKYLMSIPEAGITFDAKEKIYVCKTDEKEKHTGEEMNPRDFTENAESPPLINGKIREESSPSPNNSRGGQLIKMKHMGQLWLASEVSALENRVRGKTSLSPYLVIDADALTKYTFMVKYLVQSRKFIVLVPTAVVSALDDLKREKPEARDAIRWLETQFQRGNRFFRSQRPQEKASIPFIKYPKKKDKEMFNYIQIIECCYYLSEQQKGAMNVVTLLIGNQNLLANGENREFSYVGLARTAGVTIESITQFFTKWKKTSRDNR; the protein is encoded by the exons ATGAAGAAGAGATTCAGCTCCGCAGATATTaatcaaaaacatggcaatgagctatcaaaaaagttatatag AACTATAACTGACCAAACCAAACGTTTGGATGATGCTAGAAGCTGTGCCAGAAGTATATGTGATTTATTCACACCAAATCTATTAATCCAACGACGCAAATTATGTGAATATTGTGAACGTTTGATATTTTCTGATCCAGCCCTATATGGTCGCAAAGGTGAAGAACTCCTTTGGCGTAAAGTTTTCTATGATACAGTTTCAGCTTCAAAGAAACTTAAGAAAAATGTTTATACACAGGAAGAGATATCCAACCTCGAGAATCATATTTATGCTGGCATTGGGTTTTATcatcaatttatttcaaaacttcagACAAATTACAATTTAAGCCTCccaaatataattgatttccCAATTTGTGAGAATGATACCATTCAAAATGGAGAACTGAAAGAATATCATCAAGATTGGGCTGAATTAGCAGTACATCAGTGCTTGATATACTTAGGGGATTTAAACAGATACAAGCTGGAGATTGCACCAAACACTGGTACCTCCTCACCAATTCGCTTTTATATGCAAGCCATATCTTATAAACCCGACTATGGAATGCCACATAATCAAATGGGTACTCTTGCTTTGAGTCAAGAAAATCATTTAGACGCTGTTTATCATTATATGAGATGTATAGCTTGCAAATATTCCTTCGATGGAACATCGAATAATCTAATTGCTTTATTTGAGAAGAATTCTCATTACCTTGAGCAATTGCCACAACAGAATGATATTGCAGATTGCATAGTTTTGCTCCCAAAAAGTGAACATGTGAAAAGATTCATTGCAAGATTCCTCCTACTTATTGACATTTGGTATTTCAATAAGAACATaccaaaagtattcaatctttGTCACTTGACTTTCAAGGATTTAGATGACTGCTTGTTATACTCAAAACCAAGCagtgaaagtggtgaaacacctACAGATGTAGATTCCTCTGAGTCTGAATATGTGAACTCCCCCTCATATTTGAACAGCCATGTTCTCTTCAAAGTGACTGTTATCTGTCTattatgtatatctaaattGCAATCTAGCAGTCCACAGCAAGTTTCAACTGTAACTGCTTTTACTTTGGCAGTTTACTCACAACTAATCCAGAAAATAACCAACCACATTCAGGTAAGCGTTCTCAACTATCCTTTAGCAGAAGTTGATGTCTGTAAGAAGAATAAGAAGAAACACTCTGGCAAGAAGCTGAGGAGACGCAGGAAGCTAAAAAAAGACCCCAGTGAAGAATCTGATTCTAGTGATGATGATATATCCATTTGTTCTTCGGACGGATCCTTTATTTCCGATAATGAAGATATTCTAGCCGAATCCTCGGAAGATGAGATAGAAGTAACGGTACAGCCTAGTAGTGATGTTCCCGACGAACACAAAGAACCTCCAGTCGAGACCGACAAGGCCCTTATAGATTCCAAACAAAAGGAGGAAGTATCGAAAAAGGTACGGAAAATGGATGTGAACGATATGATCGAGATCATTTCTGAAGAAGACTCACTGCAAAGCATAAAAATCTTGAATGATTGGTTGATGATCGATTCGACTATACTTAAGTCCTGCTGCACCAATACACGATCCCTGATTCGGCAGATCACTTTTCTGTTGAATTTGGTGAACATAGATATCACGGAAAAACATTGTTCCACCATAGGTGTAGACTTTAATAAGGTGAATGAAGAAGTTCCGCTACTTGAAGATGTTATCTTGAAAGGCTGGGACTTCTTTTCGGATTCCCAGAGAAAACTCGATTGGAGAAGACTGTCGAAAAAAGCTCTCACGGTAAAAGAAGAAGCAATAGTTCGAATCATCAAATTGAAAGCCTTTGGAAAGTACCTGATGTCCATTCCGGAAGCTGGCATTACTTTTGACgccaaagaaaaaatatatgtctgTAAGACggatgaaaaagaaaaacacaCAGGTGAAGAAATG AATCCTAGAGATTTTACGGAGAATGCCGAATCACCACCATTGATCAACGGAAAGATAAGGGAAGAATCTTCTCCTTCTCCGAACAACTCGAGAGGAGGCCAGCTGATCAAGATGAAACACATGGGTCAGCTCTGGCTAGCTTCCGAGGTCAGTGCATTGGAAAACAGAGTAAGGGGAAAGACGTCATTGTCTCCTTATTTGGTCATAGACGCAGACGCCCTCACCAAGTACACATTCATGGTGAAATATTTGGTACAGTCAAGAAAATTCATTGTGCTTGTTCCAACAGCAG TTGTGTCGGCACTGGACGACCTGAAAAGGGAAAAACCAGAAGCTAGAGACGCAATCCGTTGGCTCGAGACCCAATTCCAGCGTGGAAATCGCTTCTTCAGATCCCAGCGGCCTCAGGAGAAGGCCTCGATTCCCTTCATCAAGTACCCGAAGAAGAAAGACAAGGAGATGTTCAACTATATCCAGATTATCGAGTGTTGTTACTATCTTTCCGAACAGCAGAAGGGAGCGATGAACGTTGTCACATTGTTGATTGGAAACCAAAATCTCTTGGCTAACGGCGAAAATAGGGAATTCAGTTATGTGGGTCTTGCTAGAACGGCTGGAGTGACCATCGAGTCGATCACCCAATTCTTCACCAAATGGAAGAAGACAAGCAGGGATAATAGGTGA